A stretch of the Glutamicibacter sp. JL.03c genome encodes the following:
- a CDS encoding YoaK family protein, whose translation MPHASKPHDPAKMHLILMLVLTFSTGIIDAVGYLGLDRVFTGNMTGNVVILGMALMGADGLPVLGPSVALVGFVAGAAIAGRVLKNESAGWSRRTMALIAVVGACLVLTAIALFAGVHHAAQSAALSVTGFIAAAMGLQAGTARHLAVKDVTTVVVTSTLTGLAADSPLGGGSGKYWERRLLAVALILLGAAAGAALLQVHIGLGVLFTGLLAIAVALVGERSRRQVEQAEVLVQARSL comes from the coding sequence ATGCCACACGCCTCCAAGCCCCATGATCCAGCGAAAATGCATCTGATCCTGATGCTCGTGCTGACCTTCTCGACCGGAATTATTGACGCTGTCGGCTATCTCGGCCTGGACCGGGTCTTCACCGGAAACATGACCGGCAATGTCGTGATCCTCGGGATGGCGCTCATGGGCGCCGACGGATTGCCGGTCTTAGGGCCATCCGTGGCCCTGGTCGGCTTCGTAGCGGGCGCGGCCATCGCCGGGCGAGTCCTGAAAAATGAATCCGCAGGCTGGAGCAGGAGGACAATGGCCCTGATCGCGGTCGTCGGCGCCTGCCTGGTGCTGACTGCCATCGCCCTGTTTGCTGGCGTGCACCATGCCGCCCAGAGCGCCGCCCTGTCCGTGACGGGCTTCATCGCCGCGGCCATGGGGCTCCAAGCGGGCACCGCGCGGCATTTGGCCGTCAAGGACGTGACCACGGTGGTGGTGACTTCCACATTGACCGGCCTCGCTGCCGATTCCCCGCTAGGCGGAGGCAGCGGCAAATACTGGGAGCGCCGGCTGCTGGCGGTGGCGCTGATCCTGCTTGGCGCGGCGGCAGGCGCAGCGTTATTGCAGGTGCATATCGGTTTGGGTGTGCTGTTCACCGGCCTGCTGGCGATTGCCGTGGCCCTGGTCGGGGAACGCTCGCGCCGGCAGGTGGAACAGGCCGAAGTGCTGGTGCAGGCCCGGTCGTTGTAG
- a CDS encoding SDR family oxidoreductase, translating into MSEVRRVVLIGGHGKVALLAAPKLVERGFAVDSLIRNPDHSAEISATGANPVVLDIENAGAQQLAEAFKGAHAIVFSAGAGGGNKERTRAVDFDAAVRSMEAAKQAGVSRYVMVSYSRALVDVDRLDPDHSFYTYAKAKHDADAVLRESDLDYTILGPGALTLDPATKKITIADETGNIDGKAPEAENGKVSRENVAEVITHVVDTDAAQRSTVNFYDGSTAIAEAIS; encoded by the coding sequence ATGTCTGAAGTACGTCGAGTAGTCCTCATCGGTGGCCACGGCAAGGTAGCCTTGCTGGCCGCGCCAAAACTGGTCGAACGCGGCTTCGCCGTCGACTCGCTGATTCGCAACCCAGACCATTCCGCGGAAATCTCCGCGACCGGAGCGAACCCCGTGGTGCTTGATATCGAGAACGCAGGGGCGCAGCAGCTCGCCGAAGCATTCAAGGGTGCGCACGCCATCGTCTTCTCGGCCGGAGCGGGCGGCGGGAACAAGGAACGCACCCGCGCCGTGGACTTCGACGCCGCCGTGCGCTCCATGGAAGCCGCCAAGCAAGCAGGCGTGTCCCGCTATGTCATGGTTTCCTACTCGCGGGCCCTGGTAGATGTCGATCGCCTCGACCCGGATCATTCCTTCTACACCTATGCCAAGGCCAAGCATGATGCGGATGCCGTCTTGCGCGAGAGCGACCTGGACTACACCATTCTGGGTCCCGGAGCCCTGACGCTGGATCCTGCCACCAAGAAGATCACCATCGCCGATGAAACCGGAAATATCGATGGCAAGGCTCCTGAGGCGGAAAACGGCAAGGTTTCCCGTGAAAATGTCGCCGAGGTGATCACCCACGTGGTTGATACCGACGCGGCACAACGCTCGACCGTGAACTTCTACGACGGTTCCACCGCAATCGCCGAGGCCATCAGCTAG
- a CDS encoding GNAT family N-acetyltransferase, with protein MTASLDLIAWPVTTDRLTLRRLTEDDLEATWSYRKLPEVTEWITAGPKDFETYRAQFLESGKINRDIAVELSDGQGGSRLIGTVMVYIKDAWGQREVAEQAKAVEAELGWSFDPEFAGRGYATEAVEAAMRLCFDDLGLRRIVAGCFAANEPSVRLMERVGMRRESCEKANSLHRSGQWMDSYSYAVLKEEWVEKP; from the coding sequence ATGACAGCTTCCCTGGATCTCATCGCTTGGCCGGTCACGACCGACAGGCTCACGCTGCGTCGCTTGACCGAGGATGATCTGGAAGCAACCTGGAGCTATCGCAAGCTGCCGGAAGTCACCGAATGGATTACCGCTGGCCCCAAGGACTTTGAAACCTATCGCGCGCAATTCCTTGAATCCGGGAAGATCAACCGCGATATCGCTGTCGAGCTCAGCGATGGGCAGGGCGGCAGCCGCTTGATCGGGACCGTCATGGTCTATATCAAGGACGCGTGGGGCCAGCGTGAAGTCGCAGAGCAAGCCAAGGCGGTTGAAGCGGAACTCGGATGGAGCTTTGACCCGGAATTCGCGGGCCGAGGCTACGCCACCGAAGCGGTGGAAGCCGCCATGCGACTGTGCTTCGACGATCTGGGGCTACGCAGAATCGTTGCCGGATGCTTCGCCGCCAATGAACCGTCGGTGCGGCTGATGGAACGCGTGGGAATGCGCAGGGAAAGCTGTGAAAAAGCCAATTCCCTGCATCGCAGCGGGCAGTGGATGGACAGCTATTCCTATGCGGTGCTCAAGGAAGAATGGGTCGAAAAACCTTAG
- a CDS encoding siderophore ABC transporter substrate-binding protein: MASMKLRAAALLGIAALSLTACGSNTGTAADANAQDTKTVTFTDNDGEKSVAVPAKSVVATDNRTFETLDAWGIKLSAGAVSLMPDTISYTQDKDILDLGNHKEPNLESVVTVDPDLIINGQRFTQYADKFKELAPNATIVSLDPREGEPFDSELERQVTTLGDIFEKQDEAKKLVDDFEAAQKRVTDAYDKDETVMGLIASGGELGYSAPSTGRTVGPMFDFLGLTPALELEESSTDHEGDDVSVEAIAKSNPDWIIVMDRDAAVGSDGEEYKPAKELLENSEALQNVTAAKEGHVVVMPADTYTNEGIQTYTEFLNEFADALEAAK; the protein is encoded by the coding sequence ATGGCCTCCATGAAGCTTCGCGCCGCTGCCCTTCTGGGCATCGCCGCCCTGTCCCTCACCGCTTGCGGTTCCAACACCGGCACGGCCGCGGACGCCAATGCCCAGGACACCAAGACCGTGACCTTCACCGACAACGACGGTGAAAAGAGCGTCGCAGTGCCAGCCAAGTCCGTCGTCGCCACCGACAACCGGACTTTTGAAACCCTGGATGCCTGGGGCATCAAGCTCAGCGCCGGCGCAGTTTCCCTGATGCCAGACACCATCTCCTACACCCAGGACAAGGACATCCTGGATCTCGGCAACCACAAGGAGCCAAACCTGGAATCCGTGGTGACCGTGGACCCCGATCTGATCATCAACGGCCAGCGCTTCACGCAGTACGCGGACAAGTTCAAGGAACTCGCCCCCAACGCCACCATCGTTTCGCTGGATCCCCGCGAAGGCGAGCCTTTCGACTCGGAGCTGGAACGCCAGGTCACCACCCTGGGCGACATCTTCGAGAAGCAGGACGAAGCCAAGAAACTCGTCGACGACTTCGAAGCAGCCCAGAAGCGGGTGACCGATGCCTACGACAAGGATGAAACCGTCATGGGCCTGATCGCTTCCGGCGGCGAGCTCGGCTACTCCGCCCCGAGCACCGGCCGCACCGTTGGCCCGATGTTCGACTTCCTGGGCCTGACCCCGGCCCTGGAACTGGAGGAATCCTCCACCGACCACGAAGGCGACGACGTCTCCGTCGAGGCCATCGCCAAGTCCAACCCGGACTGGATCATCGTCATGGACCGCGACGCAGCCGTCGGCTCCGACGGGGAAGAGTACAAGCCTGCCAAGGAACTGCTGGAAAACTCCGAGGCGCTGCAGAATGTCACCGCGGCCAAGGAAGGCCACGTGGTGGTCATGCCAGCCGACACCTACACGAATGAGGGCATCCAGACCTACACCGAATTCCTCAACGAATTCGCTGACGCCCTGGAAGCTGCCAAGTAG
- a CDS encoding ABC transporter permease, whose amino-acid sequence MTITTTPVRTQPKVFTGKLALGILGVLLLLALSLFTGVYDIFGKDDGAQMFAITRIPRTIALVLAGAAMSMSGLVMQLLTQNRFVEPTTTGTTEWAGLGLLTMLVLFPTASLLAKMGVAIAFAFIGTMVFFLFLQRVSLKASLTVPIVGIMLGSVVGAFSTFLALSTDKLQSLGIWMAGSFTSVIRGQYEVLWIVALVAVAIYIVADRFTVAGLGEEIATNVGLNYRRVMLLGTALIAIATGVVTVVIGNLPFLGLIVPNIVSLIRGDDLRSNLPWVCLLGIAITTVCDLIGRTIIMPFEVPVSLILGVLGAIVFIFLLLRQRKIG is encoded by the coding sequence ATGACAATCACCACCACGCCCGTGCGGACGCAACCCAAGGTCTTCACCGGCAAACTCGCATTAGGCATCCTCGGGGTCCTGCTGCTCCTGGCCCTCTCGCTGTTCACCGGCGTCTATGACATTTTCGGCAAGGACGATGGCGCGCAGATGTTCGCCATCACCCGCATCCCCCGCACCATCGCCCTGGTGCTCGCCGGGGCGGCCATGTCCATGAGCGGATTGGTCATGCAACTGCTGACCCAGAACCGCTTCGTGGAACCGACCACCACCGGAACCACCGAATGGGCGGGCCTGGGATTGCTCACCATGCTGGTGCTCTTCCCTACCGCGAGCCTGCTGGCAAAAATGGGCGTAGCCATCGCCTTCGCCTTCATCGGCACCATGGTCTTCTTCCTGTTCCTGCAGCGCGTATCACTCAAGGCCTCGCTCACCGTCCCGATTGTGGGCATCATGCTCGGATCCGTTGTGGGGGCATTCTCCACCTTCTTGGCGCTGTCCACCGACAAGCTGCAATCGCTGGGCATCTGGATGGCAGGCTCCTTCACCTCGGTGATCCGCGGCCAATACGAAGTCCTGTGGATTGTTGCCCTGGTCGCCGTGGCCATCTACATCGTGGCCGACCGCTTCACCGTGGCCGGGCTGGGCGAAGAGATCGCCACCAACGTCGGATTGAACTACCGCCGGGTGATGCTGCTGGGCACCGCGCTGATCGCCATCGCCACCGGCGTGGTCACCGTGGTCATCGGCAACCTGCCGTTCTTGGGACTGATCGTGCCGAATATCGTCTCGCTGATCCGCGGAGACGACCTGCGCAGCAACCTGCCGTGGGTGTGCCTGCTGGGCATCGCCATCACCACGGTGTGCGACTTGATCGGCCGCACCATCATCATGCCCTTCGAAGTTCCGGTGTCCCTGATCCTGGGCGTGCTCGGCGCGATCGTATTCATTTTCCTTCTGCTGAGGCAGCGCAAAATTGGCTAA
- a CDS encoding iron chelate uptake ABC transporter family permease subunit produces the protein MANLVTSPVLPAHHPGRSSGPLPSAKVRKRYWITLGILMGLAVLFAFGLLAWDNPMPVGSTGFWVIAKLRAGNILTMLVVAACQSIATVAFQTVTNNRIITPSIMGFEALYRVVQTGAVFFLGVAGITFFTGVSQFILQVAIMVGLSVALYGWLLSGKLGNIQIMLLVGIIIGTGLGSISSFMQRLLTPSEFDVLTARLFGSMANADMSYMPVAIGLVVVAGGCLVLASQKMNILALGKETTINLGINHRKEVMKTLFFVSILMAVTTALVGPLTFLGFLVATLAYQLADTYDHRYIYPMSFLIGFVVLAGAYFIMKNVFYAQGVVGIIIEAVGGITFLIFILRKGRL, from the coding sequence TTGGCTAATCTCGTAACTTCCCCCGTCCTGCCGGCCCACCATCCCGGCCGCTCTTCAGGCCCCTTGCCCAGCGCCAAGGTCCGCAAGCGCTACTGGATCACCCTGGGCATCCTGATGGGCCTGGCCGTGCTCTTCGCCTTCGGCTTGCTGGCTTGGGACAACCCCATGCCGGTGGGCTCCACCGGGTTCTGGGTGATCGCGAAGCTGCGAGCTGGCAATATCCTGACCATGCTGGTCGTGGCCGCCTGCCAGTCCATCGCGACCGTCGCGTTCCAGACGGTCACCAACAACCGCATCATCACCCCGTCCATCATGGGCTTCGAAGCCCTGTACCGGGTGGTGCAAACCGGGGCGGTGTTCTTCCTGGGCGTTGCCGGGATCACCTTCTTCACCGGGGTCAGCCAGTTCATCTTGCAGGTGGCCATCATGGTGGGCCTGTCGGTGGCGCTGTACGGGTGGCTGCTGTCGGGCAAGCTCGGCAATATCCAGATCATGCTGCTGGTGGGCATCATCATCGGCACCGGGCTGGGCTCGATCTCCAGCTTCATGCAGCGCCTGCTGACGCCCAGCGAATTCGATGTGCTCACTGCCCGGCTCTTCGGCTCCATGGCCAATGCGGATATGAGCTACATGCCCGTGGCCATCGGGCTGGTGGTGGTGGCCGGCGGCTGCCTGGTACTGGCTTCCCAGAAGATGAACATCCTGGCCCTGGGCAAGGAAACCACCATCAATCTGGGGATCAACCACCGCAAGGAGGTCATGAAGACGCTGTTCTTCGTCTCCATCCTGATGGCCGTGACTACCGCCTTGGTGGGCCCGCTGACCTTCCTGGGCTTCCTCGTGGCCACCTTGGCCTACCAGCTGGCCGACACCTACGACCACCGCTACATCTACCCGATGTCATTCTTGATCGGCTTCGTCGTCCTGGCCGGCGCCTACTTCATCATGAAGAACGTCTTCTACGCCCAAGGCGTGGTGGGCATCATCATTGAAGCCGTCGGCGGCATCACCTTCCTGATCTTCATCCTGCGAAAGGGCCGACTGTGA
- a CDS encoding ABC transporter ATP-binding protein — MITLNAVSKNYSSTVAIGPVTLEIPSGGLTALVGPNGAGKSTMLTMVGRLLGIDEGSIEVAGYDVTKTNSKDLAKIVSILRQENHFVTRLTVRQLVGFGRYPHSKGRLNQADEQIISRSIDFLDLGELEGRYLDELSGGQRQRAYVAMVLAQDTDTVLLDEPLNNLDMKHSVIMMQHLKRAAAELNRTIVIVLHDINFAGHYADYICAMKHGKVVQFGTPGQIMQDEILTEVFETPVSVIPGPNGPLAVYY; from the coding sequence GTGATTACCCTCAACGCCGTCAGCAAGAACTACAGCTCCACCGTGGCCATCGGCCCGGTCACCCTTGAAATCCCCAGCGGCGGGCTCACCGCCCTGGTCGGTCCCAATGGCGCCGGCAAGTCCACGATGCTCACCATGGTCGGACGCCTGCTGGGCATCGACGAGGGAAGCATCGAAGTCGCCGGCTACGACGTCACCAAAACCAATTCCAAGGACCTGGCGAAGATCGTGTCGATCCTGCGCCAGGAAAACCACTTCGTCACCAGGCTGACGGTGCGCCAGCTGGTGGGTTTCGGCCGCTACCCGCACTCCAAGGGCCGGCTGAACCAGGCCGATGAGCAGATCATCTCGCGGTCCATCGACTTCCTGGACCTCGGCGAGCTGGAAGGCCGCTACCTCGATGAGCTCTCCGGCGGCCAGCGGCAGCGCGCCTACGTGGCCATGGTGCTGGCCCAGGATACCGATACGGTCCTGCTGGATGAGCCGCTGAACAACCTGGACATGAAGCATTCGGTCATCATGATGCAGCACCTGAAGCGCGCCGCTGCGGAACTGAATCGCACCATTGTCATCGTGCTGCATGACATCAATTTCGCTGGGCACTATGCCGACTACATTTGCGCCATGAAGCACGGCAAGGTCGTGCAGTTCGGCACCCCCGGGCAGATCATGCAGGACGAGATCCTCACCGAGGTGTTCGAGACCCCGGTGAGCGTCATCCCCGGCCCCAACGGACCGTTGGCGGTGTACTACTAG
- a CDS encoding SDR family NAD(P)-dependent oxidoreductase translates to MPSALVTGVSSGIGEAIAKALLDAGFEVLGLSRRAPSLEDNRFSWLGIDLGDLAQVKAAAEQIEAPDLFVHAAGFMATGALGELKADDLAAMHAVHVQAPMVLVNALAPKMADGSRIILIGSRTMTGVAGKSQYAATKSALAGLSRSWAMELAPRGITCNVVAPGPTNTPMMVDPRRAGVPPVTPPLGALVDPADVAALVLFLGGAHGKSITGQVLTICGGASLKG, encoded by the coding sequence ATGCCTAGCGCGCTGGTGACCGGGGTCAGCTCGGGCATCGGGGAAGCCATCGCCAAGGCCTTGCTGGATGCGGGATTTGAAGTCCTGGGGCTCAGCCGCCGTGCTCCGTCCTTGGAGGACAACCGGTTCAGCTGGCTCGGCATCGACCTGGGCGACCTGGCCCAGGTGAAGGCAGCCGCGGAGCAGATCGAAGCCCCGGATCTATTCGTGCACGCCGCCGGGTTCATGGCCACCGGTGCGCTGGGCGAGCTGAAGGCCGACGACCTGGCCGCGATGCATGCGGTGCATGTGCAGGCACCGATGGTGCTGGTCAATGCCTTGGCGCCGAAGATGGCTGATGGCTCGCGGATCATCCTGATCGGCAGCCGCACCATGACCGGTGTGGCCGGAAAGAGCCAGTATGCCGCCACCAAGTCGGCGCTCGCCGGGCTCTCGCGCAGCTGGGCCATGGAGCTGGCTCCTCGCGGCATCACCTGCAACGTGGTGGCGCCGGGGCCGACCAACACCCCGATGATGGTGGATCCGCGTCGTGCCGGAGTCCCGCCGGTCACCCCGCCCTTGGGCGCGCTGGTGGACCCGGCTGATGTTGCCGCGCTGGTGCTGTTCCTCGGCGGGGCGCATGGCAAGTCGATCACCGGCCAGGTCCTGACCATCTGCGGCGGGGCCTCGCTGAAAGGCTAG
- a CDS encoding sialidase family protein: MSVTEFSTITPDGHVHEDSSLAYAYLPAPTVQSHAANLMTLGNGDLGCVWFGGTQEGVADISIYFSTLQRLADGQWARSWSTAQQLSSDSTRSEQNPILYRHGEELWLIYTAQHAGNQDTSEVRRRISTDDGQNWSEPETLFAATEHGGVFVRQPPVQVGERLMIPIFRCATVPGQKWVGDFDDSALMVSTDGGATWSEQIIEGSTGCVHMNVAALADGSLLALYRSRWADWIYASRSEDGGVTWSVPEATELPNNNSSIQFVALGDGRLALIYNHSQADEHTERRLSLYDEIDDEGLDSSVDGPVAFEPVPTQDGAERKAFWGTPRAPLTVAISSDQGRSWPERRNLEVGDGYCLSNNSREGLNREFSYPSIHEGQDGALHLAYTYFRQAIKYVRIDPSWVGAQDGGADA; encoded by the coding sequence ATGTCGGTGACTGAATTTTCCACCATCACCCCGGACGGGCACGTCCACGAGGACAGCTCGCTGGCCTACGCCTACCTGCCCGCGCCCACCGTGCAATCCCACGCCGCCAACCTGATGACCCTGGGCAACGGGGACCTGGGCTGCGTCTGGTTCGGCGGAACGCAGGAGGGGGTGGCAGATATCAGCATCTACTTTTCCACCCTCCAGCGCCTGGCCGATGGGCAATGGGCCAGGAGCTGGTCAACAGCGCAGCAGCTGTCCTCCGATTCGACCCGCTCCGAGCAGAATCCCATCCTGTACCGCCACGGCGAAGAACTGTGGCTGATCTACACCGCCCAGCATGCGGGCAACCAGGACACCTCCGAGGTGCGCCGCCGGATTTCAACGGATGACGGGCAGAACTGGTCCGAGCCCGAAACCCTCTTCGCGGCCACCGAGCACGGCGGCGTCTTCGTCCGGCAGCCGCCGGTGCAGGTGGGGGAGCGGCTGATGATTCCGATCTTCCGCTGTGCCACGGTTCCCGGGCAGAAGTGGGTGGGGGACTTTGATGACTCCGCCCTGATGGTCTCCACAGACGGCGGGGCGACCTGGAGCGAGCAGATCATCGAGGGGTCCACCGGGTGCGTGCACATGAATGTCGCCGCGCTCGCCGATGGCAGCCTGCTGGCCTTGTACCGCAGCCGCTGGGCCGACTGGATCTATGCATCGCGTTCCGAAGATGGCGGGGTGACTTGGAGTGTTCCCGAGGCCACCGAACTGCCGAACAACAATTCCTCGATCCAGTTCGTTGCCCTGGGAGATGGACGCCTGGCGCTGATCTACAACCACTCGCAAGCCGACGAGCACACCGAGCGCCGGCTCTCGCTCTACGATGAGATCGATGACGAGGGGCTGGATTCTTCGGTGGACGGACCGGTGGCCTTTGAACCGGTGCCCACCCAGGACGGCGCTGAGCGCAAGGCCTTCTGGGGCACCCCGCGTGCGCCGTTGACCGTGGCGATCTCCTCGGACCAGGGACGCAGCTGGCCAGAGCGCCGCAACCTGGAAGTCGGCGACGGCTACTGCCTGTCCAACAATTCGCGTGAAGGGTTGAATCGGGAATTCTCCTACCCTTCGATCCATGAAGGACAGGATGGGGCCTTGCATTTGGCCTATACCTACTTCCGCCAAGCCATCAAGTATGTGCGCATCGACCCATCGTGGGTCGGTGCCCAGGATGGCGGCGCCGATGCCTAG